Proteins encoded together in one Natranaerovirga hydrolytica window:
- a CDS encoding serine hydrolase domain-containing protein yields the protein MFGKNISISGDVAQGFEPVKEEFQNNFHKRKELGAACTIFYKGEKVVDLWGGYRKGNEKWQKDTMLLIFSATKGIASIVMAKLHSEGLLNYNEKVAVYWPEFAQNGKENITVKHLLTHQAGLVLLDNKLPVSQLNDFDKTAKVLAEAKALWEPGIYQGYQAGTVGFYMGELVRRIDKKGRSLGRFFQEEIAQPLNLDFYIGLPENISDNIIANIKMINPALALFNLNKMPEGMRSIMLTMNSYFMKSTTLIKGYNPNNRETWRVEQPSGNGIGTARSVAYLYSILANGGKELNISDSTFNCLNAPPERPVQGYLDKVINIETRYGLGFMKPDPEFHFSDNSNAFGFLGATGSFAFADPQKHIGYAYLTRKMGYYGVNDPREKSIREAMYRCIAQLEKGELDHF from the coding sequence GTGTTTGGAAAAAACATTAGTATTTCCGGCGATGTAGCGCAAGGATTTGAGCCGGTAAAAGAAGAATTTCAAAATAACTTTCATAAGAGAAAAGAACTGGGTGCAGCATGTACAATTTTCTATAAAGGTGAGAAGGTTGTGGATCTTTGGGGAGGATATAGAAAGGGTAACGAAAAATGGCAAAAAGATACAATGCTACTTATCTTTTCAGCAACTAAAGGGATAGCATCCATAGTCATGGCAAAATTACATTCTGAAGGACTATTGAATTATAATGAAAAGGTAGCTGTTTACTGGCCGGAATTCGCACAAAATGGGAAAGAGAATATTACGGTTAAACATTTATTAACCCATCAGGCAGGTTTGGTTTTATTAGACAATAAATTACCTGTTAGCCAGCTGAATGATTTTGATAAAACTGCAAAAGTACTAGCAGAGGCTAAAGCGTTATGGGAACCAGGAATATATCAAGGATATCAAGCAGGCACTGTAGGTTTTTATATGGGTGAGTTAGTAAGACGAATTGATAAAAAGGGGCGTAGCCTTGGAAGGTTCTTTCAAGAAGAAATAGCACAGCCTTTAAATTTAGATTTTTATATAGGATTGCCAGAAAATATATCTGATAATATAATTGCAAATATAAAAATGATAAATCCAGCATTGGCGTTATTTAATTTAAATAAAATGCCTGAGGGAATGCGAAGTATTATGTTGACTATGAATTCCTATTTTATGAAATCAACAACGTTGATAAAAGGGTATAATCCGAATAATAGGGAGACGTGGAGAGTGGAACAACCCTCTGGAAATGGAATCGGCACTGCCCGGTCTGTAGCTTATTTATACAGTATATTAGCTAATGGAGGAAAAGAGCTAAATATAAGTGATTCAACCTTCAATTGTCTTAATGCACCGCCTGAAAGACCGGTACAGGGGTATCTTGACAAAGTTATAAATATAGAAACACGTTACGGACTAGGGTTTATGAAACCTGATCCAGAATTTCATTTTTCAGATAATAGTAATGCATTTGGTTTTTTAGGTGCCACAGGCTCATTTGCCTTTGCAGATCCTCAAAAACATATAGGATATGCTTATCTTACCAGAAAAATGGGGTATTATGGTGTAAATGATCCGAGAGAAAAAAGCATTCGAGAAGCAATGTATCGCTGTATTGCACAACTAGAAAAAGGTGAATTGGATCATTTCTGA
- a CDS encoding GyrI-like domain-containing protein, giving the protein MCGGGIYSEWFPSSGYETVEGPEILWNDESCHTEDPEYRSEIWIPVKKKDY; this is encoded by the coding sequence ATGTGTGGAGGGGGGATATACTCAGAGTGGTTTCCGTCTTCGGGATATGAGACAGTTGAGGGACCTGAAATACTGTGGAATGATGAAAGCTGTCATACTGAGGATCCAGAATATAGAAGTGAAATTTGGATTCCAGTAAAGAAAAAAGATTATTAA
- a CDS encoding alpha/beta fold hydrolase: MIKIVLGLVSILIASTFYHQMCKKIEFRQNPPPGKMIEIGGDKMHIYGQGEGEFTIVFTSGGSGFAYGHFYEIFNALAENNRVVVYDRFGYGWSDTTSRPRTLEQINKDLYELLDKSGETGPYILVGHSIGGTEVLQFAQRYPEVVEGVVMLDAGSVSYHKEEPPSAVYPYLLSFARFTGLLRFDTFIVDKLNLSASESMFPRSEEVKELSMMMHYNRLCSRNSIKEINQLSKNKELENTLWDIPLLLLTANDNKLKEHNKEVNNLFMDDQKNLLEWSTNSKQRLINGNHMFLLNQPDVVTEEILDFLDNRVE, from the coding sequence ATGATTAAAATTGTATTAGGATTAGTAAGTATATTAATTGCAAGTACCTTTTATCATCAAATGTGTAAAAAAATAGAATTCAGACAAAACCCACCTCCAGGGAAGATGATAGAGATAGGTGGGGATAAAATGCATATCTATGGACAGGGAGAAGGTGAGTTTACAATAGTATTTACCAGCGGTGGTAGTGGTTTTGCTTATGGTCATTTTTACGAGATATTTAATGCATTGGCAGAAAATAATAGGGTAGTTGTGTATGATCGATTTGGCTATGGCTGGAGTGATACAACATCAAGACCAAGAACTTTAGAACAAATTAACAAAGACTTATATGAGTTGTTAGATAAATCAGGAGAAACGGGACCTTACATATTGGTGGGACACTCCATAGGAGGTACTGAAGTATTACAATTTGCACAGCGTTATCCAGAAGTCGTAGAAGGAGTAGTGATGTTGGATGCAGGTTCTGTAAGTTATCATAAGGAAGAACCACCATCAGCTGTGTATCCTTATTTATTGAGTTTTGCAAGGTTTACTGGACTACTGAGGTTTGATACGTTTATTGTAGACAAGTTAAATCTATCTGCTTCAGAGAGTATGTTTCCAAGGTCAGAAGAAGTAAAAGAACTTTCTATGATGATGCACTATAATAGGCTTTGTAGTCGAAATTCCATAAAAGAAATAAATCAACTTTCTAAAAATAAAGAGCTTGAGAACACTCTTTGGGATATTCCATTATTGCTTTTAACAGCAAATGATAATAAACTAAAAGAACATAATAAAGAAGTGAATAACCTATTTATGGATGATCAAAAGAATCTTTTAGAATGGTCCACAAATAGTAAGCAAAGGCTAATTAATGGGAATCATATGTTTTTATTAAATCAACCTGATGTTGTTACAGAAGAAATATTAGATTTCTTAGACAATAGGGTAGAATAA